From a region of the Zingiber officinale cultivar Zhangliang chromosome 4B, Zo_v1.1, whole genome shotgun sequence genome:
- the LOC121977124 gene encoding 5'-3' exonuclease-like isoform X2, with protein MAPLVVANSSVVHPQQLCLPPRLRRWRFSLPSPRCTYSGEPLLPGVADPLGNSTERSKGKGRVFFLDVNPLCFDGSQPSLRSFARWVDLFFSRVLDGEEGNEYRKRLLPSYKAHRSKYLRRSRIFGNARQDFLSTTEPQIVDVLLKCNVPVIKVHGYEADDVIATLTDQVLQKGLRVVIGSPDKDFKQLISEEVQIVMPLPDIGRWSFYTIKHYIDQYKCDPSSDLSLRCFMGDEVDGVPGIQHLVPGFGRNTAIKLLKKHGSLEDLLSAAAVRTVGKHYAQDALIKHADYLRTNYKVLSLRRDASIQIDVDWLSERSTFNDSVALSDFLRKLGERHERQKLYKR; from the exons ATGGCGCCTCTGGTGGTGGCGAACTCTTCGGTCGTTCATCCCCAGCAGCTCTGCCTCCCTCCCCGCCTTCGCCGGTGGAGATTCTCGCTCCCCTCCCCCCGCTGCACCTACTCCGGTGAACCATTACTGCCAGGCGTTGCGGACCCGTTGGGGAATTCCACCGAGCGTTCCAAGGGCAAAGGCAGGGTCTTTTTCTTGGACGTTAATCCCCTGTGCTTTGATGGATCCCAGCCCAGTCTTCGTTCCTTCGCTCGATGGGTCGACCTCTTCTTCTCCCGA GTTCTGGACGGTGAAGAAGGGAACGAGTATAGAAAGCGCTTGTTGCCTTCGTATAAAGCACACAGGAGCAAATACCTGAGGAGGTCGAGGATTTTTGGGAATGCCCGTCAGGATTTCCTTAGCACAACGGAGCCACAAATAGTGGATGTTCTCCTGAAGTGCAATGTGCCA GTAATTAAAGTTCATGGATATGAGGCTGATGATGTAATAGCTACATTAACAGATCAAGTTTTACAAAAAGGACTGCGAGTTGTTATTGGCTCTCCTGATAAAGATTTCAAGCAGCTGATATCTGAGGAGGTTCAAATTGTCATGCCCTTACCTGATATTGGTCGATGGTCATTCTACACAATCAAACATTACATTGATCAATATAAGTGTGATCCAAGTTCAGATTTGAGCCTTC GGTGTTTCATGGGGGATGAAGTTGATGGTGTACCTGGGATTCAGCATTTAGTTCCTGGATTTGGCCGAAATACAGCAATCAAACTTCTGAAAAAACATGGCTCTTTAGAAGATTTACTTAGTGCAGCTGCAGTAAGAACAGTTGGCAAGCACTATGCACAAGATGCTCTCATTAAGCATGCTGATTACCTGAGAACAAATTACAAGGTTCTCAGCCTGAGAAG GGATGCTAGTATTCAGATTGACGTTGATTGGTTATCAGAAAGAAGCACATTCAACGATTCAGTGGCATTGTCAGATTTCCTCAGAAAGTTGGGGGAAAGACATGAAAGACAGAAGCTATATAAGAG ATGA
- the LOC121977122 gene encoding uncharacterized protein LOC121977122 isoform X1 has translation MGSGGGGSMNWDGSSQISKSVKGSGRWGKKSSREEKGVWGERSVGMEKKRVMVVVDQSGKAKEAMMWALTHVANKGDFLTLLHVLPPHNPHRDGDSDLHNLAWSLGAQCKSCKPEVEVEVLVVEGPKLQTVLSQVRKLETSVLVLSQCKPSLFCWYTTFAPQLQQQIFSLQTKSPFRAKSSSNYFFYCQLEQTKNNIIFHHCKSDYLGGRY, from the exons ATGGGCAGTGGAGGTGGTGGAAGTATGAACTGGGATGGCTCTTCCCAGATTTCCAAGTCTGTTAAAGGTTCAGGGAGGTGGGGGAAGAAGAGCAGCAGAGAGGAGAAGGGAGTGTGGGGGGAGAGGAGTGTTgggatggagaagaagagggtgATGGTGGTGGTAGACCAAAGTGGCAAGGCTAAGGaagccatgatgtgggcattgacTCATGTGGCTAACAAAGGGGACTTCCTCACTCTCCTCCATGTCCTGCCTCCCCACAACCCTCACAGGGATGGAGACTCTGATCTGCACAACCTTGCATGGTCGCTTGGCGCACAGTGCAAATCCTGCAAGCCTGAG GTGGAAGTGGAGGTGCTTGTAGTGGAAGGACCAAAGTTGCAAACTGTTCTAAGCCAAGTCAGGAAGCTGGAAACATCTGTTCTAGTATTGAGCCAGTGCAAACCCTCCCTTTTCTGTTGGTACACAACTTTTGCCCCACAATTACAACAACAAATCTTTTCCCTGCAAACAAAGAGCCCTTTTAGAGCAAAGTCTTCAAGTAACTATTTCTTTTATTGTCAGTTGGAACAaaccaaaaataatattattttccatcaCTGTAAGTCTGATTACTTAGGTGGAAGATATTAG
- the LOC121977124 gene encoding 5'-3' exonuclease-like isoform X1: MAPLVVANSSVVHPQQLCLPPRLRRWRFSLPSPRCTYSGEPLLPGVADPLGNSTERSKGKGRVFFLDVNPLCFDGSQPSLRSFARWVDLFFSRVSLRDPVIAVLDGEEGNEYRKRLLPSYKAHRSKYLRRSRIFGNARQDFLSTTEPQIVDVLLKCNVPVIKVHGYEADDVIATLTDQVLQKGLRVVIGSPDKDFKQLISEEVQIVMPLPDIGRWSFYTIKHYIDQYKCDPSSDLSLRCFMGDEVDGVPGIQHLVPGFGRNTAIKLLKKHGSLEDLLSAAAVRTVGKHYAQDALIKHADYLRTNYKVLSLRRDASIQIDVDWLSERSTFNDSVALSDFLRKLGERHERQKLYKR; this comes from the exons ATGGCGCCTCTGGTGGTGGCGAACTCTTCGGTCGTTCATCCCCAGCAGCTCTGCCTCCCTCCCCGCCTTCGCCGGTGGAGATTCTCGCTCCCCTCCCCCCGCTGCACCTACTCCGGTGAACCATTACTGCCAGGCGTTGCGGACCCGTTGGGGAATTCCACCGAGCGTTCCAAGGGCAAAGGCAGGGTCTTTTTCTTGGACGTTAATCCCCTGTGCTTTGATGGATCCCAGCCCAGTCTTCGTTCCTTCGCTCGATGGGTCGACCTCTTCTTCTCCCGAGTGAGCCTACGTGATCCTGTTATTGCT GTTCTGGACGGTGAAGAAGGGAACGAGTATAGAAAGCGCTTGTTGCCTTCGTATAAAGCACACAGGAGCAAATACCTGAGGAGGTCGAGGATTTTTGGGAATGCCCGTCAGGATTTCCTTAGCACAACGGAGCCACAAATAGTGGATGTTCTCCTGAAGTGCAATGTGCCA GTAATTAAAGTTCATGGATATGAGGCTGATGATGTAATAGCTACATTAACAGATCAAGTTTTACAAAAAGGACTGCGAGTTGTTATTGGCTCTCCTGATAAAGATTTCAAGCAGCTGATATCTGAGGAGGTTCAAATTGTCATGCCCTTACCTGATATTGGTCGATGGTCATTCTACACAATCAAACATTACATTGATCAATATAAGTGTGATCCAAGTTCAGATTTGAGCCTTC GGTGTTTCATGGGGGATGAAGTTGATGGTGTACCTGGGATTCAGCATTTAGTTCCTGGATTTGGCCGAAATACAGCAATCAAACTTCTGAAAAAACATGGCTCTTTAGAAGATTTACTTAGTGCAGCTGCAGTAAGAACAGTTGGCAAGCACTATGCACAAGATGCTCTCATTAAGCATGCTGATTACCTGAGAACAAATTACAAGGTTCTCAGCCTGAGAAG GGATGCTAGTATTCAGATTGACGTTGATTGGTTATCAGAAAGAAGCACATTCAACGATTCAGTGGCATTGTCAGATTTCCTCAGAAAGTTGGGGGAAAGACATGAAAGACAGAAGCTATATAAGAG ATGA
- the LOC121977122 gene encoding uncharacterized protein LOC121977122 isoform X3, with amino-acid sequence MGSGGGGSMNWDGSSQISKSVKGSGRWGKKSSREEKGVWGERSVGMEKKRVMVVVDQSGKAKEAMMWALTHVANKGDFLTLLHVLPPHNPHRDGDSDLHNLAWSLGAQCKSCKPEVEVEVLVVEGPKLQTVLSQVRKLETSVLVLSQCKPSLFCWYTTFAPQLQQQIFSLQTKSPFRAKSSICLRQTVTS; translated from the exons ATGGGCAGTGGAGGTGGTGGAAGTATGAACTGGGATGGCTCTTCCCAGATTTCCAAGTCTGTTAAAGGTTCAGGGAGGTGGGGGAAGAAGAGCAGCAGAGAGGAGAAGGGAGTGTGGGGGGAGAGGAGTGTTgggatggagaagaagagggtgATGGTGGTGGTAGACCAAAGTGGCAAGGCTAAGGaagccatgatgtgggcattgacTCATGTGGCTAACAAAGGGGACTTCCTCACTCTCCTCCATGTCCTGCCTCCCCACAACCCTCACAGGGATGGAGACTCTGATCTGCACAACCTTGCATGGTCGCTTGGCGCACAGTGCAAATCCTGCAAGCCTGAG GTGGAAGTGGAGGTGCTTGTAGTGGAAGGACCAAAGTTGCAAACTGTTCTAAGCCAAGTCAGGAAGCTGGAAACATCTGTTCTAGTATTGAGCCAGTGCAAACCCTCCCTTTTCTGTTGGTACACAACTTTTGCCCCACAATTACAACAACAAATCTTTTCCCTGCAAACAAAGAGCCCTTTTAGAGCAAAGTCTTCAA TTTGTTTAAGACAAACAGTGACTTCGTAG
- the LOC121977122 gene encoding uncharacterized protein LOC121977122 isoform X2 translates to MGSGGGGSMNWDGSSQISKSVKGSGRWGKKSSREEKGVWGERSVGMEKKRVMVVVDQSGKAKEAMMWALTHVANKGDFLTLLHVLPPHNPHRDGDSDLHNLAWSLGAQCKSCKPEVEVEVLVVEGPKLQTVLSQVRKLETSVLVLSQCKPSLFCCLFKTNSDFVEQCIDEAQCLTMAVRKQSMGVGGYLVSTRWKKNFWLLA, encoded by the exons ATGGGCAGTGGAGGTGGTGGAAGTATGAACTGGGATGGCTCTTCCCAGATTTCCAAGTCTGTTAAAGGTTCAGGGAGGTGGGGGAAGAAGAGCAGCAGAGAGGAGAAGGGAGTGTGGGGGGAGAGGAGTGTTgggatggagaagaagagggtgATGGTGGTGGTAGACCAAAGTGGCAAGGCTAAGGaagccatgatgtgggcattgacTCATGTGGCTAACAAAGGGGACTTCCTCACTCTCCTCCATGTCCTGCCTCCCCACAACCCTCACAGGGATGGAGACTCTGATCTGCACAACCTTGCATGGTCGCTTGGCGCACAGTGCAAATCCTGCAAGCCTGAG GTGGAAGTGGAGGTGCTTGTAGTGGAAGGACCAAAGTTGCAAACTGTTCTAAGCCAAGTCAGGAAGCTGGAAACATCTGTTCTAGTATTGAGCCAGTGCAAACCCTCCCTTTTCTGTTG TTTGTTTAAGACAAACAGTGACTTCGTAGAGCAGTGCATTGATGAAGCTCAGTGCCTCACGATGGCTGTGAGGAAGCAAAGCATGGGAGTGGGTGGATACCTGGTCAGCACAAGATGGAAGAAGAACTTCTGGCTCCTGGCCTGA
- the LOC121977121 gene encoding pentatricopeptide repeat-containing protein At2g33680-like, with the protein MAALAACVLPSPWRPESPVHRATSSLESLILSLGSYAASGHSSPRDQDAHYNAILALCIARRSLRDGLCLRSHIASIVYAPSLFLQNQFINLFSKCGAIDMARQVFDEMPHRNVVSWNALLSGYLSNGRILDALLLFSVMVDAGPSPNHLTYLTAVRALVATGSRELGKQIHGRILKEGFLSRAEVANCLINMYSKFGELDDAETVYCRMVERDTASWNSLIALKARRGHTDDALVLFVDMLDEGFAPDEFTFGTLLSLQDTTFIRELHGQITKRALCYNLFVGTALVDAYGRFGNVKIASQIFDLMHERNVVAWNSVISACFANGKAQEGLQLFLEMGEQGLLPDEYTISILLKAAASQLSVLVGRQFHGVAIKMGLQTNAMIGNSLIMMYAKNEWVSDSFLAFKDISEHDLISWNSIVQCYLQNEEPEQAWMLFVEMKSLGYQPDEFSFVGALAACASLARHQSGREVHGDMIKRSIIPDAFIGSALIDMYSKSMVVSDAWQVFSRVKHKDLIIWNALISGLSQNGYLDEVFKLLYWMREEDFKPDKFTFASIFAACANTMAVQQGRQVQGLILKSELNADAAVANSLITMYCRAGCLREASQVFFDLPLKNVVSWTAMIGGCAQSGYSQEALKIFAQMQKDAVKPNAKTFVALLTACSYAGLSNDAGKFFEMMEVKYSIQPCFDHYACMVDILGRAGRLNEAENLIKSMPFQPDALVWRMLLSACRVHGDAERGRRAMERILALEPGDSAAYILLSNLYASIGNWHGVEEVRELMKVNGVKKEPGKSWIEVNARIHEFVAGGSTHPNTKEIYLRLKGLLEQMKDEGYITGIESAVN; encoded by the coding sequence ATGGCCGCTTTGGCCGCCTGCGTCCTCCCCTCGCCATGGAGGCCAGAGTCCCCCGTCCACCGCGCCACATCCTCACTTGAAAGCTTGATCCTTTCTCTCGGAAGCTACGCTGCTTCCGGCCACAGCAGCCCCCGCGACCAGGATGCCCACTACAACGCCATACTCGCCCTCTGCATCGCCCGCAGGTCCCTACGTGACGGCCTCTGCCTCCGTTCCCACATCGCCAGCATCGTCTATGCCCCTTCTCTCTTCCTCCAGAACCAGTTCATCAACCTCTTCTCTAAGTGTGGTGCCATTGATATGGCACGGCAGGTGTTCGACGAAATGCCCCACAGGAACGTCGTGTCCTGGAATGCCCTCCTCTCGGGCTACCTGTCCAATGGCCGCATCCTCGATGCGCTCCTCCTCTTCTCGGTCATGGTTGACGCTGGACCGAGCCCCAACCACCTCACTTACTTGACTGCAGTTCGAGCTTTGGTTGCAACAGGTAGTCGTGAGCTTGGAAAACAGATTCATGGTCGCATTCTAAAGGAAGGGTTTTTATCTAGAGCGGAAGTTGCTAATTGTTTGATCAATATGTATTCAAAATTTGGAGAACTAGACGATGCTGAAACAGTGTATTGTAGAATGGTTGAGCGAGATACAGCCTCTTGGAATTCTCTCATTGCATTGAAGGCAAGAAGAGGGCATACTGATGATGCTCTGGTTCTATTTGTAGACATGCTAGATGAAGGCTTCGCACCAGATGAATTCACGTTTGGAACCCTCCTCTCATTGCAAGATACAACCTTTATCAGAGAGCTCCATGGCCAGATCACTAAGAGGGCCCTGTGTTACAATTTGTTTGTAGGAACTGCACTGGTTGATGCTTATGGCAGGTTTGGGAATGTGAAAATTGCATCCCAAATCTTTGATTTGATGCACGAACGCAATGTTGTGGCATGGAACTCTGTTATTTCAGCTTGCTTCGCGAACGGCAAGGCCCAAGAAGGTTTGCAGTTGTTTTTGGAGATGGGTGAGCAGGGTCTGCTGCCAGATGAGTACACTATCTCAATACTCCTCAAGGCTGCAGCTTCTCAACTATCAGTGCTTGTTGGTAGACAATTTCATGGCGTTGCGATCAAGATGGGTCTTCAGACCAATGCCATGATCGGAAACAGTCTTATTATGATGTATGCCAAAAATGAATGGGTTTCTGATTCCTTTTTAGCTTTTAAAGATATATCCGAACATGATCTTATCTCTTGGAATTCCATAGTCCAGTGTTATCTTCAGAATGAGGAACCTGAGCAGGCTTGGATGCTCTTTGTTGAAATGAAAAGTTTGGGGTATCAGCCGGATGAGTTCAGCTTTGTAGGCGCTTTGGCTGCTTGTGCTTCACTGGCTCGGCATCAATCTGGAAGAGAAGTTCATGGTGACATGATCAAGAGAAGCATCATACCAGATGCCTTCATCGGCAGTGCACTTATCGACATGTATTCCAAATCGATGGTTGTATCCGATGCTTGGCAGGTATTCAGCAGAGTCAAACATAAGGACTTGATCATCTGGAATGCATTGATATCAGGGTTATCACAAAATGGTTACTTGGATGAAGTTTTTAAATTACTTTACTGGATGAGGGAAGAGGACTTCAAGCCCGATAAGTTTACTTTTGCGAGCATTTTTGCAGCATGTGCCAATACCATGGCAGTGCAACAGGGAAGGCAGGTGCAAGGATTGATCTTGAAATCTGAACTTAATGCCGATGCTGCTGTGGCTAATTCGCTGATAACCATGTACTGCAGAGCTGGATGCTTAAGGGAAGCAAGCCAAGTTTTTTTCGATCTTCCCTTAAAGAACGTCGTATCATGGACAGCAATGATCGGAGGTTGTGCGCAGAGTGGTTATTCTCAAGAAGCTCTCAAAATCTTTGCCCAAATGCAGAAAGATGCAGTGAAACCGAATGCCAAAACCTTTGTCGCACTCTTGACAGCTTGCAGTTATGCAGGTTTGAGCAATGACGCAGGGAAATTTTTCGAGATGATGGAGGTCAAATACAGCATTCAACCATGCTTCGATCACTATGCTTGCATGGTAGACATCCTTGGGCGAGCAGGGAGATTAAACGAAGCGGAAAATTTGATAAAGTCGATGCCTTTCCAGCCAGATGCACTTGTGTGGAGAATGTTGCTGAGTGCCTGCAGGGTTCATGGAGATGCAGAACGAGGGCGAAGAGCCATGGAAAGGATTTTGGCACTCGAACCTGGGGATTCCGCAGCTTACATACTGCTGTCTAACTTGTATGCCTCGATCGGAAATTGGCACGGGGTTGAGGAAGTGAGAGAATTGATGAAGGTGAATGGGGTGAAGAAGGAGCCAGGGAAGAGTTGGATTGAGGTGAATGCTAGAATCCATGAGTTTGTAGCAGGTGGCTCTACTCATCCAAACACAAAGGAAATATACTTGAGACTTAAAGGCTTGCTAGAACAGATGAAGGATGAAGGATACATTACAGGTATCGAAAGTGCTGTGAACTAG